The following nucleotide sequence is from Nitratidesulfovibrio termitidis HI1.
CCTCGTCGGCGGCCTGCTGCGGCGCTGTCCGCGTGCGCACCTCGTCCAGCACCCTGTCATAGGCATTACGCAGTTGCAGCGCCTCGACAACGGGACGCACGTCGGCCGCATCGCCCCGGCTCACGCGGGACAGGGCATCCTCGAACACGCGGGCCATCCCGGCCCGATCCTCTCCGTGCAGCGTCCGCCGCAGCAGTTGCGCCATGTCGGAACCGCCCGGCGCATCGGCCAGGGTTTCCATCGTTTGCCGGGCCAGGCGTTCGGCGGCCTCCCCGTCAAAGCCGCTCTCGCCCAGCAGGCTGGTCAGTTCCTGGCGGTGCGGCTCCAGGTCGCGCAGCATCCGTTCGCGGCGCATGCCGCTGACCTTGCCCGCCACACCTCCCACGCCGCCGCCAATGGCCGCGCCGAACATCAGGTCCAGGGCAAAATCCGACCAGCCCACATCGTCCCCACGCGCTTTCGCGGCGGGCAGAATCAGGGCATCGGCCATGGTGGTGCCTATGGCGGCGTCGGCTGCGCCACGCGCAGCCCTCACCGCAACGGAAGCGCCCTTGCCACCAGGCCCCACGAAGGGGATGAAATTCACCGGGTCGGGCAGATTCGCCAGCAGCGCCGCGCCAAACCCAATGGCCTTGCGCCCCCACGTGTCCGAATTGCGGTCCAGCAACTCCTCCTCATGCCGCCGCCGGTCGTACACCTCGGACAGAATGCGCGCCCGCTGCGGCGTCATGTCAGGGCGGTAGTCAATGCCCTTGCGAAACCACTCGCTGCCCCGCCACTCTTCCTCGGACAGCGCGTGCGGATGTTCCACCGGCTCCGGGTCCATGCCGTCGTCAAGGTACTGTTGCGTGGGGGCAAACGTTCCCGCCTGCACTTCCGCAGCCGTTACCCGCGCTTCCTCCAGCACCATACCAGGCGTCGTGCGCTCGAACGAATGCCCCATCTGCAAGCCGAAAAACTCCCCCGTACCCAGTCGCGAATTCTCGCGCCACAGGTCGCCCTCCAGGGCATCGGCAGGCTGTAGCTGGTACTGAAACATCCCCACTCCTCGTCTAGCGCATGGTTCGCGGACCGTTCCCGGCCCCGGCCTTGCCGCTGCCCGTTCCGGCCAGCTTCTCCTGGGCCAGCTCCAGCACTTCCCCGGCCGTCAGGCGGAACATGTTGCCCCGCGCATCCGCCACCGGGGCCTGTGCCACAGGGTCCACCAACACAAAGCCCTCGCCGTCCGGGGCGTTCACCCACACCGCATCGCGCCGCAGAAACGCCAGGTGGTCCGCCCGGTCGAAGTCGTCGCGGTACCGCCGGTCCCGCAGGAACTCCTCCAGCCTCGGCCCCAGGGCAGCCTCCAGTCCACGCTCCATGTCGCGTCCGCTGGCCTTGCCGGGGTCGAACACCAGCGAAAAGCGTCCGTCCACCAGCGGCTGAAACGTCCCGTCCAGCGCTCGCGCGGCGGCCTCCGCATCCCCGCCGTTCATCCGGACCAGGTTGCCCAGGGTCTTCTCCATCTGGCGCAGTCCATTCTGGATGCTGACGTTGCCCGGCATGGCCTTCCGCGCCGCCGTGGCATAGGCCCGGTACACGGCGGACGTTCCCACCGCCTCGCGCGTCAGTTCCTTGGCCTTGTCCAGGGCGGGCAGTTCCTCGGGCTTGGCGACCGCCGCCGTCACCACCGCCTTCAGGTTGGCCACGTTCCTGGGGTCGGCCATGGCCGCAGTCACCGCCACCTGTTCGGCGGGGGTTATGCCCGCTTCTGCCGCAACCTTTCCGGCATGGCGGCCATAGGGCAGCAACACGTCCTGCCACAGGGTGATGCGCGTTGTGGCGTCCCCTTCGGCCCACTTACCGGCCAGCGTGGCCGCCTCGTCGTCAGTCAGCACGCGTCGTGCCCCTGCGGGCAGACCGTTGTTCTCCTGCAAGGCCAGACGGCTTTCCGCCTGTCCTTCCGGCGTCTCGCCCCCCGCCAACCCGGCAACGGCCGCCGCAGGGTCTTTCCGAAACAGCCGCAGCCTGGCGTCGTAAATCTTGGCCCGCACCTCGCGTTCCTCGGCCAGCGTCCGCCATGCCGTGGGGTCTTTGGTGTCCGACAGCTTCCCGTCGATGTCCGTAATCGTCTTGGCCAGTTCGGGCAGCGGGCGCGTGCGGGCATCCTGCCCCGCCGCGTAGTTGTTCTCGTACAGTTCCGCCTTGCGCAGCAGGGTTTCCGCCGTCCGTCCCTTGCCCAGCGCGGCAAAGCGACCAGCCAGGTCTCGCAGGGCAGCCGTTTCCCCGCCGTGCAGGGCCATGTACTCGGCATCCCCGGCTTCCAGCGTCAGTTGCCGGGCGGCCTCGTTGGCCCGCTCCTCGGCAATGCGGCGTTCATGTTCCCTGTCGGTCTCGTAGCGCTTGCGCGCCCTGGCCTGCTGCTCCTCGGACAAGCCCAGGTCCCCCATTTCCCCCAAGGCACGGTCACGGTCCATGGCGTACAGGTTGTCAAAAGCCGTCACACGCAGCTTGTCCTGGGCCAGCCCTAGGCGCACCTTGGCTTCCTCCGGCCGGTACACGCCCTGCCCGACGGCCAGGGTGAATCCTTCCTCCAACTGCCGGGCCGCATCCCGCCACTGGGTGGGGTTGCGTTCCACCTCGTTGAACGCGCCCAGCACGCGCAGGTCGTGCTGGTCCTTTCCGTACAGCTTCAACTGCCGGTGCTCGTGCTGGACAACCTCCCGCAGGCCCTGCGCTTCCCGACCAGCCGCCCACGCGGAGAATGCCTTCCTGGCTTCCGGGCTCATGCCTTCCGCCCCGCCGATGTCGGCAACCAACTGCTGGTGCCGCGTGCGGAAATCCCGCGTCACGCCGCGCGCATCGCCGCCCTGGCGCTGCTCCGTTGCCGCCGACATCCACTCGGCCATGGACCCGGCATACTTGTTCTGCGCCTCCACCAGGGCGTCGTGGTCCAGTTCCTGCTGCCACCGGCCCGCCAGCCTGGTCACGGAATCGCCCAGTTGGCCCAGCGCGGCGGCCACGGCAACGCCGGACCTGTCCGGCGTCACGGACAACCGGCCGGACACCGGCTCCGCCATGGGCGCGACGGGTATCTTCATGCGGCCCCCTAGCGCGAACCCAGCGCCGTGGTCAGCCATCCGCCGCCCACGCCGCCGGTCCTGTTGCCGTCAAACACATGCCCCAGCCCTCCGCCCGATCCGCCCAGCAGACCCAGGCTGCCCCCCAGTTGCAGCAGCTGCGGCACGGCGCCCAGCAGGCCGCCCAGCATCCCTGCGCCGCCCTGGTTCTTTGCCGTGGCGGCCTTCTGCTTCCAGCTCCATGCTTCCATTTCGCCCCCGTACAGAAGCTCCATGGCCGAAAGTTCCGCCTCCGCGTCGGTCAGCGCCAGCACGTCCAGGGCGCTGCCTTCGTTCACGTCCACCCCGCTGGCCCCGAAGGCGGCCCGCTGGCTGCTGGCCAGCCGCCGGTATTGCTCCCTGCTCGCGGCGGCCTGGTTACGGGCTGCGCCCATGGCGTACTCGGCGTTGGCCTGGTAGGCCCTCGCCTCCGCGTCGCTGGTCTGGCTGGACGCCAGGCCGCCCAGTATGGAACTCGCGGCGGATACGCCCATGCCTATCTGGCCGACGGTGCCCAGCATGCCCATCAGACTGCCCATGCCGCCCGCCGCTCCCGCCGCTCCCGCGCCGCCGGCAAACAGGCTGCCCAGCGCCGCAATTTCGACAATGCCGCTCATGCCTCGCTCCCCGCCTGTGTCACCGGCTCCTTCGCCTTCGGTTCCTTGACCAGGGCCAGCAGGTACCGGTCCTGGCGGTTCGGCCCGCACTGGCGCAACAGCCCCTCGCGGCGCATGCCCAGCATGCGTTCCAGCCAGTGCAGTGACCGCGTGTTGTCCACGTGCACCAGCGCTTCCACGCGGTGGCACCCCATGGGGCCCGTCAGCCAGCGCACCAGGGCGCGCGTCACCCGCGTCAGCCGCAGGGGCACGGCCTCGGCGGCCGGGGTCGTCAGCGCCCACAGGGTGGCCGTGCCGCCGTGCAGCACCGCCCCGTAGCAGGCGATGACCCGTCCTCCTGCCTCGCCGGTTGCACCCGTCGGCGCCAGCAGCATGGTCCACGCCGGATGCCCGGCCCACGCACCGGCCAGGTCGGCCAGGTCCAGGCCCGCCAGGTCGGCCGCGTCCGCCGCGCGCAGTTCCAGGGACGCCAGGTGGCTCGGCCGGAAGGGAATCGTGACCACATCACTCATACGTGACCACCTTCGGCACCAGCATGATCAGGGTGACCGGAAACGGAGCCTCGCCCGTCAGCAGCAACCGCCCATCGCGGTTCCACCCTTCGGGCAGCTTCAGTTCCAGGTCGCCCGTGTAGGGCCAGGGCGCCGCGTCCATGGGCATGATCACCTCGCGGTTGACGGCCTCCCAGGCCGTCCCGCCCGGCAGCCCGTATTCCAGCCCCAGCGTCTTGTAGACGCGCGCCGTCACGGAAACCACGCGCTTGCGCTTGCCTTGGGCCGTGCCTCGTTCGCTGCTGCCTTCCAGGCTCATGGGGGCAAGGGTCCACCGGTACGGCAGCCCCACCAGCACGCGGGAAGCCGGGGCCTCCAGCACGACCCTTCCTTCGCTGACAACCGCCGGCGGGTGGTAGGCCCCGTCGGCCAGGATGCTCACCCGCTGCCCCTCCAGGTGCTCCAGCCCGGAAACAACCGTGACCGGCGCGCCCTCGTACAGCAGTCCGCTGTCCACGAACCAGCAGCCGGGCTCGTTGGTGGTCTCCCCGTTCCAGGGGGGCAGCATCCGTTCCATCACCACCCCGCCCGCGCGCCGCACGGCCAGCCACGTTTCCGTGTACCCGTCGCCCGGTATGCAGGCCACCGACAGCACCTCGCCTTCCGTGCTGTGCCGGTGCCAGCCCACCACCTCGTTGTTCCGCATGTACGTGCATCCCGCCAGCGTGCCGTCGTCCATGACGCACCAGATGATGCCGTCCGGATGCGTGGCGTGCGCCACCTGCCGGATGCCTCGCGCGGTAATGTGCTCGGCCAGCAGGCTGATGTCCGCCGAAACGTAACCGTCCTCGGCAAACTGGTAGGTCAGGTCGTGCAGCCGCTTGCGGTCGGCGCTCACATGCACCACGGACTTTCCGATCAGCACCGGCGGCAGCGCGGCGGACCCGTAGTTGCTGTTCCGCAGCGCCTGCACCTGCTTGGACGTCACGGGCACGTCCGTTCCGCCGCCCGATATGGACCACTCGCCGCCGCTGGTGCCCGTCAGCAGCGTCCGCGCGGACAGTTGCCAGCGGATGGCGTTCACCTGCTCGGAAACCAGGCTGAACGTCAGGGCGTCGTCATCATTGGTGCCCGTCGTGAAATTCTCGAAGTCCCCGGTACGGCTCGCCCATACCGTCTGGGGATTGCCGGGCGCCCCGGAGAACCACAGCCGCTGCTGGTGGAACATGGCGCAGCCCGGCCAGGACGTGCCCGCCCAGGAGTCGGGCTTGGCCGTGAACGACACCTCGTGCAGGGCAAACACGTCCGCGCCCGGCCGGGTCAGCTTGTGGGGCTGCACCGTGGGGCACACCAGGTACATGGTGTCCGCGCTCTGGCACCACATAAGCCGTTGCAGCTCGGCCCAGCTCCACGGCGTGACCACCGTCAGCGGCAGCCCCGTGGCTCCGTCCAGGACGATGCCCCCGGCCCGGAAGAACCGTATCCTGCCGGGGCTGAATTCCAGGACGTACGCCTGTTCGGTGTTGAAGACGAACGGAGCCAGCAGCACCTGGTCCGTATCCACGCCGTGCACCATCTCGGTGCCCATGCGCCGCTGCGCCGCCCCGTGGGGCATCAGCGTCATGTTTTCCAGGATGGAGCAGGCGTTGCCGTATTTGGCCAGGTCCACCCGGCCATACAGACGAGGCGACCATTCACCGGCGGTAAAGTTGGTCAGCGGCAGCGTGGCCAGTCCCATACGTTCCTCCTCTCCTAGCCCTGGTGCGCGGCCACCCAGCGCGAAGGCGCGGGCCGCGCCGGTTCGCCTTCCCGCGCGTCCGTGCCCGCCGCCTCGGCCAGGCGCTGGCGGTACTGCTGGTCCAGGGCCTGGGCCAGCGTGGCGCTGGCCGTGTCCCCGTATGCGAGTTCGCTGGCCAGTTTGTAGGCCAGCGCCTCGCGCAGTTGCGGGTCGTACAGGTTCACGTCCGTTTCGCGCCGCACGTACAGGATGCTCACGGCCTCCACGTCGGCCAGCAGGCGGCGGCCCTCTATCTGCCTGGGGGTGTCCGGTTCGGTCTCCACCAGCCGCAGGAAGTCGCCCGGCAGCTGGTACTGCGCGCCAAAGCCAAAGGGCGGATCCTCGGCCAGCCGTTCCAGCCTGGCGCGCCGCAACGCGCTCTTCCACGGGTGGGCGCGCAGCACGCTGTCCCGCACCTCCGGCCAGAAGCGGCGCGCCTTGGACGCCACCGGGGTGGGATCGTCCATGCTGGTCACGTGTTCCTGGCCTATCAGCCCCAGCGCCCTGTTCACGATGTCCACGATTCCTGCCATGCGCCCTCCTGCGGCAAAGCCCCCCCCTGTGCTGCCATTCTGGCAGCACACGGGGGGGGGGGATAATGCCGACACGTGTCGGTGCGGGATGCTAGATGCCCACCATGAACGCCGCGCCGCGCGCGTTCACCAGCACCACGTCGCCGGGCCGCATGCCGTAGCGCGCGGCGCAGTGGTCGAAGTATCCCGCGCTGCGCACGGCCTCCTCATCGTCATCGGTCGTGTGGTACCGCCAGGTGCCGGACCCCACCAGGGTCAGCCCGGCCGCGTCGGCCCGTTTCTCCAGGTCCCTGGAGCCGGTCGTATCGGTCGGTTTCGTCGCGACGTTTTCTTTGCCAGCCATGGTCCCTCCTAGTTCTGGGCGTGCATCACCACCACGCCGGTATCGTCGATGCGGCAGGCCCCCGCGCCGATCATGTTGTTGCACAGGTAGGCCACCTTCTGCGGCACGTAGTTGATCTCGCTGATGATGCCGGTGGAGTTCTCGCCCAGCCCCAGCGCCGTCTTGTGGTACCACACGCACTTGGTGCCGCCGTTGGCCTGGGGCAGCGCGTTGTGCAGTATCCATGTCGTGTTCAGCCAGCGGCGGCTTTCGGTGCCCTTCAGCCAGGGGTGCGCGTCGCCCACGTAGTCGGCCTTGGCGAACTGCTCGATCTTCAGCAGCTGGTTCCATTGCTTCGCGCCCACCACGCAGAACCGCTGCCCGTCATCCGGCACCTCCCCGGCGTTCAGCAGGGCAAAGCCTTCCATCACCATGTCCAGGTCAAGCGGCAGGCCGCCGTTGCCCGTCACCTGCCCGGCGGGCAGGCCGGTGACCGCGGCCGTGATGATCAGTGCATCCACCTTGCGCCCCACGGCGGAACCGCCGGACTGCACCAGCACGCGCCGTTCGTCGTACTGGATCTTGAACTCGTCCAGCTTGTCCACGTAGTCCGGCGCGTACCAGTCGCTCAGCGCGCATTCCACCGGGGCGTGGTCCAGGTTCATGGGGGTTACGTCCCCGTGGCGCGTCTTCTGGTTCGCCTCGCCCTTGCCCACCTTGGTGAAGCTGGTCTTGCTCCCCGTCACGCCGGTCTTCAGCCGCACGCTGTTGCGCAGCTTCGACCCGCCCTGCTGGTAGGCCACATGCACTTCCGCCTGGTACTGGGTGACAAAAACAGCGGATACGTCAGCCATGGCAATCCTCCTCCGCGCTCGCGGATTTTTTCAGTCAGAATGAGACGCAGCGCGTCACTTCATGTTCACTCGCCCGGCCAGTTGCTCCACGCGGCGCACCGTGGCCGGATCGTTCCGCTGGTAGGCGTCGCTGCCCACCAGGCGCAGCATTTCCTGGTACGCCTCCTGCCCCGCGGGCATCGGCGCGGTGTGGCCGCCGCCGTCGCGCAGGCGGTCCTCGGCCGTCATTTCGCCCACGGCATGGGCCAGCTTGAGCACCAGCGGATGGGCGGAAAGGCCCGCCTCGTCCAGCGCGTCGCCAACGCCCAGGGCTCGCGCGCCGCGCCGCGCCAGGTCCAGGTTCTTTTCCGTGTCCTGGGGCCACAGTTCGGCGAGCACTTTCTGGGGGTCGGGGGCGCTCGCCTGCGATTCGCCCAGCGACTTGGCCAGAATGGAGCCGATGTCGCGGTACATGCCCTCGGCCTGGCGCTGCGACAGCCCGTGCTTGTGCATCAGCGCAGAGATCTCGCCCTTGTCGCGGTCCAGCAGTTCCGAGACGGCGCCCGCCAGTTCCTGGGGCACGCCCTCCGCCTCGAACCGCTCGGGCAGGGTGTACCCCTCGGGCTTGTCCGGCCGCCCCAGGGCCTTGTGGAACGCCTCCCACTCCTCCTGGCTGGCCATGCTGTCCGGCACGCGCTTGCCGGTCACCAGTTCGCGCTCTTTGGCCAGGCCGAACAACTCACCCGCCTGCGCCCAGAACTCTTCCGGCTTGCCGAAGCCCTCGGCCAGGCCCTTCAGCCCTTCCGGCAGGAACGCGAACGCCTCGTTCCCGGAAGCCGCCTGCCCCGCCGCAACGCCGCCGCCATCGCCACCGGCCGGGTCCGCGCCATCGGGGACGCCGCCCAACATGCCGTTTCCATCCCCGGTCTTCGTCGGGTCACTCATGGTGTTCCTCCATCATGGTTTCGATGTGCACGGCGGCGCTCCGGCGGCCTTCGTGAAAGGCCAGTTCCAGCGCATCCATGCCCCTCGTGTAGACGTTTTGGACTAGTTTCAGACTAGTCTGAATGTCTTCCAGAACCCTGCGCCCTTCGGGCGAGGAAAACGTCGCCCTGTAGGCGTCCCGCAGCTGTCGCCGCCCGCCGTCGTCCAGTTCCTGTTGCCGCGTCCGTCTCCCGAACATCACTGGCCCTCATCCATGCGCCCGGCCCCGGCTGCCGCGTTGGCGGCTTGCGCCATCTGGCGCATCGCCTCCATGCCCTCGCGGGCCTGCTGCGCCTGCGCCCTGGCTTCACGCAGTTTCTTCACCTGGTCTTCGCCGCGCAGGTACTTGGCCGGGTAGCCGAACAGTTCCTGCGTATCGCGGGCAATGGCGTCCGCGTCAAAGTTGTCCAGCACGCTGCCGTCCATCTGGGCCACCGGAGCCAGGTACTGCACGGCCTGGTTGAATGCGGCGGCCTCCACCTGCTTCTGCGCGCGGGCAATGGGCGATGCGTAACGCACGCGCAGGTCGCGCCCGCGCAGGCTGTCGGGCGCCGGGGGCAACTCGCCCCTCCGGTAGAGGATGCCGAACACCCGTTCGATGAGCGGCCCCAGAAACTCCGTCTGCAACCGGCCCAGCACCGGCCCCAGCGCCAGCATCTGCTTGTTCTCCCGCGTGGCCACCTCGAACGCCGTCATTTGCGGGCCACCGGCCAGCATGATGCGGTCGTTCAGAAAGCGCCGCCGGATGGAGTCCTGGCGTTTTTCGATGATGGCCTCCATCACGCCGATGTTCGCCGTGATGGGCAGGGGGATGATCTTGTCGCCGAAACCGGTCTTGTAGTAGGTGATGCCCCCCGCATCGGAGCGCAGTTTGCCCACCACGCCGTCGTCCGGCAGCATCAGCGGCGGGTCGCTCAACTTCTCGGCCCCGATCAGCTGCGAGCGGGCCACCTCGTTCAGCACCCGCATGTCCGGCAGCGCCGCCCAGCCCGGCCCGCTGCCGTACAGCCCGCCGGAAACCTTGGCCCACCTGGGCACCTGGAACGGCCGCTCGTGAAAGCCGCTTTCGGACAACACCTGTTCGGTGGCCTTCTCGTAGATCACGCTGGCCATGGCGTGCGGTGTGGTCCGCATGCCCCCCTGGCGGCCGGGCATCTTGGCGCGCGGCATGATGACGTGGACGGTCTCCACCTCGGCCTGCGGGTCACGCTCCAGCGTCTGGCGCACCTGGTCGCTCACCTTGTCCCCGAAGTCCTCGTACAACTGGGAACAGGTCTTCATCTCGTGCAGCACCAGGGTGTCCACCTGGCCGTCCGCGTTCTCGGCTATGGAGGCGCGGGCAGGCGGCACCGCGCGGAACCGGATGGGCTTGCCCGCCTCGTCCTCGGTGTAGAAGACCGCCCAGCCGAACGGCCCCAGGTCCAGGTAGAAGCTGTTGACCTCGTTCTGGAACCCCGTCTCCGGCGACGAGAACACCTCCAGCATCACCCGTTGCACCTCGGTCAGCCACTCGGTCTCTTCCTTGCTCTCCTTCTCGGCCCCCAGCAGGTCCAGGGCGAACCACGCGCTGGCCGGGTTGGTCAGCAGCGAATGCAGCGCCGCAGCCAGTGTGGCGTTGGCCTCCTCGGCCGTGCTGTCGAAGATCTCGCCGCGCCCGTCGTCCTGCGCTTCCCGGCGCGTGACGAAGCCCGCCCGCTCGGGAAAGATGAACGAAGCCACTTCATCATACTTCGTGGCCACCGCATCGCGCTTCGCGTCGATGCTCGCCACCAGCCTGGCCAGGCGCTTGATGTCCATCGGCTACTCTCCCAGCAGCTTCTTCTTGCCCAGGGTGCCGCTGCCCCCGGTGGAGCCGCCCAGGATGGTGCCCGACATGCCGGTGGCCGCCGTGGCCTGGCGCTTCCTGGTGGCCTCTTCCTCCAGTCGCTTGCGTTCCGCCTCGTAGTCCGGCTGCGCGGGCAGCGACGGCATCTTGCTGCTGCCCCCGCCGCCGAAAATCCCGGCTATGGCCTTCGCTATGCCTCCCATGTCGCTCTCCTTTCCTGCGGCGCCCTAGCGGCGCCAGCGGTTTTCGGCCCGTTCCTGGCGGGGGCCTTCATGCACCGGCCGGAAGCCGACCACCCCGTACCGCAGGCTGTCCGAGGGGTGAGAGGTCCAGTCGTGCAGCGGGCGGTCCCCGTACAGTCCGGCCTTGGGGTTCCAGACCTTCCGGTAATGCCGCAGGGCCTTCAGCCCGTCGGCGCAGCGGGTCGCGTCAAACCACATGCGCGGCAGTTGCAGGCGCAGGGCGTTGATGCCGTCCATGACGGGAATGTTCGGGGCCACCTCGAAACGGATGCCCAACCCCTGCGCCACCTCCCAGCGGCTCTTGCCGGTACCCAGTTCCCGCACCTGGATGTCGTGCGGCCCGATGTGGCGACCGTAGGAATATCCCTTGCCCGCCAGCACCGATGCGTAGTGGGGCAAGCCCTCGCCGCTTCCGTCATAGTAGTCGATCACCCGCCAGTCGCCGCTCGGCTCCACCTGGAAAAACCAGATGGATGTGGCGTCATCCATGCCCAGGTCCCAGCAGGTGTGCACCAGCAGGCCGGGCTCCCAGGCCACCGCGCCAATGCGCCCCTGCTGCTCCAGCCGGTCCAGCAGGGCGGCGTAGTAGGCCCCGCGCACGGCGGCGGCAAA
It contains:
- a CDS encoding GNAT family N-acetyltransferase — protein: MSDVVTIPFRPSHLASLELRAADAADLAGLDLADLAGAWAGHPAWTMLLAPTGATGEAGGRVIACYGAVLHGGTATLWALTTPAAEAVPLRLTRVTRALVRWLTGPMGCHRVEALVHVDNTRSLHWLERMLGMRREGLLRQCGPNRQDRYLLALVKEPKAKEPVTQAGSEA
- a CDS encoding phage capsid protein — protein: MADVSAVFVTQYQAEVHVAYQQGGSKLRNSVRLKTGVTGSKTSFTKVGKGEANQKTRHGDVTPMNLDHAPVECALSDWYAPDYVDKLDEFKIQYDERRVLVQSGGSAVGRKVDALIITAAVTGLPAGQVTGNGGLPLDLDMVMEGFALLNAGEVPDDGQRFCVVGAKQWNQLLKIEQFAKADYVGDAHPWLKGTESRRWLNTTWILHNALPQANGGTKCVWYHKTALGLGENSTGIISEINYVPQKVAYLCNNMIGAGACRIDDTGVVVMHAQN
- a CDS encoding portal protein → MDIKRLARLVASIDAKRDAVATKYDEVASFIFPERAGFVTRREAQDDGRGEIFDSTAEEANATLAAALHSLLTNPASAWFALDLLGAEKESKEETEWLTEVQRVMLEVFSSPETGFQNEVNSFYLDLGPFGWAVFYTEDEAGKPIRFRAVPPARASIAENADGQVDTLVLHEMKTCSQLYEDFGDKVSDQVRQTLERDPQAEVETVHVIMPRAKMPGRQGGMRTTPHAMASVIYEKATEQVLSESGFHERPFQVPRWAKVSGGLYGSGPGWAALPDMRVLNEVARSQLIGAEKLSDPPLMLPDDGVVGKLRSDAGGITYYKTGFGDKIIPLPITANIGVMEAIIEKRQDSIRRRFLNDRIMLAGGPQMTAFEVATRENKQMLALGPVLGRLQTEFLGPLIERVFGILYRRGELPPAPDSLRGRDLRVRYASPIARAQKQVEAAAFNQAVQYLAPVAQMDGSVLDNFDADAIARDTQELFGYPAKYLRGEDQVKKLREARAQAQQAREGMEAMRQMAQAANAAAGAGRMDEGQ